The genomic stretch CGAGCGCGTCGACGAGCCAGAACGAACAGAGCAGGAACGCTTCTCGTTCGTCCTCGCGGACGTCGGTGTCGACGAAGCGGACGACCAGTCCGTCGTCGGTCGTCAGCCGCTCGATGACGGCGTCGATCGTCGACTGCACGCGCTCGTCCTCCGGCGGGAGGAACTCGTAGATCGGGATCAACAGCACGGTCGCATCGATCGCCTGGTCCGTGTCGAAGTGCTGGACGAAGCTGCTCGCTGACTCACTGTAGCCGCGCTCTTCGATCGCCTCTCGGACGGCCAGTCGATTCTCGTGCCAGCGGTCGGTCGGTGCCTCGAGGCCGTTGTCCCTCGCAAGTGCGATCCCCCGATCGAGAGCGACCCAACAGAGGAGCTTCGAGTGAAGGAAATGACGGTGCTCGTCGCGAAATTCCCAGATTCCGGCATCGCGTTCGTCCCAGTGATCGCAGACGTAGTCGACGATGTCGCAGACGGCGTCCCAGCTTTCGCCAACGCCTGTCTCCGAACCGAACTGGACCGTTTCGTAGATCGCCTGAACGATGGTTCCGTAGACATCCAACTGTTTCTGTGTCGCGGCCGCGTTACCGATTCTGACCGGTCGAGTTCCCCGATAGCCCGAGAGATGATCGAGCGTCTGCTCGTCGATCCCGCTCCCGGTTTCTCCGTGGAGGCCGTACAGGGGGACGATCTCTTCGGGGCCGCGCCGGGCGATATCGACGAACCAGTCGAAGTACTCCCTGGCCTCGCGTCTGTGGCCCGTATCGTGGAGCGCCTGAACGGAGAACTTCGCGTCACGGATCCAGTTGAACCGGTAGTCCCAGGTTCGATCGGAGCCGATCGCTTCGGGAATCGACGTCGTCGCCGCGGCCGGAATCGCTCCGGTGTCGTGGTGAATCAACAGCTTGAGTAGAAGCTCGGACCGGACGACTATTTCGCGCCACCGCTCCGGGATCGACGATCGCTCGCCGTCTCGACCCCCGAGCCAGTCTCGCCAGTAACGTGTGGTTCCCTCGAGCACCGATTCGTAGTCGACGGTTGACAGGGGCTCTCGACCGCCGTACTGGAGACAGACCCACTGCCGATCGCCGGCCGAAAGTGAAACGGTTCCTTCGACGAACGACCGCGACCGATCGATGGAAAATTCGCAGTCGCCGGTCAGAAACAATTGCTCGTCGGTCGGATCGTTTTCGTCGGGATCGTCGTCCTGCCGCCGGTCGTCACCGTCTCGTCTCGCACGGATACCCGTCGACCGTGACTCGAGGATGGTCTCTGCGCGAGCGTAATCGAAACGCGGGTCGAACGAAACCGTCAGGTCGACGGATCCCTCGCCACACTCGAGACGACGATATATCGATTGTTGAAATCGATCGTCGCCGGGCTCGTTCTGGGCGTAAATCGGCATGAAGTCGGTCACCGTCGCCCGACCGCGTCCGGTCTCGAAGACCGTTTCCAGTACGTTCGTCCGATCGACGTAGCGCTGTGTCGAGTCGTACTCGGTGTTCGGTTCGATGGCGAAGTGACCGCCCCGGTCAGCATCGAGGATCGCGGCGAACACGCTTTCCGACTCGAGGTGCGGGAAACAACACCAGTCGACCGAACCGAACCGGCTGACGAGCGCACAGCGATCGTCGTTACCGATGATACCGTAGTCACGAAGCGGGGGATAGTCCATGCGGGGATGTGGGTTGAGTGTCCGACGAGTGCTCGCAGTCAGGCGGCCTCGAGGGCCGTCGACGATGACCGATACAGTCCGTAGCTATTGGACAGCACGGGCAATAACTGTCGGCCAGCACGTGCAGGTCCACACTCGAAGCGATCCGTCGAGTAGCGTTCTCGGACAGTACAGGTGAGCGTTTTAAGTCTCTCGTCGGGGTGGCACCCGCCATGCCATCACGACAACGACCGTGTTCTCGCCGCCGGATGCTCGCGCTGGCACTCGGAACCAGTGGACTTATCGGCGGGACGACAGTCACAGGAGCGACCCGGTCCGTCTCGAGCAGCGAGATCGGGGGAGGTGAGACGAACGGATCGATCCAGAACGACGACGTGGATTCAGATGGATACGCGGCGGTGTACGAGGAAACCATCGACGACGTCGTTCTCGTCGCTATCCGCGGCTCGAACGACGACCCCGGCGGCCTCGGATCGGGATTCGTCCTCGAGAACGGGTTCGTCGTGACGAACCACCACGTCGCCGGCGACGCCGACGGCGTCGAGGTACAGTTCAGGGACGAACAGTGGCGAACTGGAACGGTCGTCGGCTCGGACAGACACAGCGATCTCGCCGTCGTCGAGATCGACGACCTCCCCGAAATCGTCTCCGGGCTCTCCCTTTGGGAGGCCGAGCCGGTGATCGGAAGCGAGGTGCTCGCTCTCGGAAACCCGCTCGGACTCGACGCCTCCATCTCTCAGGGGATCGTCAGCGGAATCGACCGGTCGTTGCCGAGCCCGACAGGGTTCTCGATTCCGGCGGCGATCCAGACCGACGCGCCGGTCAACCCCGGAAACAGTGGCGGCCCCCTGGTCACCCTCGAGGGCGAGGTTCTCGGCGTCGTCTTCGCCGGGTTGGGCCAGACGATCGGGTTCGCGATCTCCGCGCTCCTGGCCGACCGCGTCGTCCCCGCACTTATCGGGGACGGCGCGTACGATCATCCGTATCTGGGGGTGGGCGTCCTTCCGGTCGGACCACAGGTCGCGACGGCGAACGATCTCGAGGAACCACGCGGCGTCCTGATTACGGACGTCGAACCGGGTGGGCCGGCCGACGGCGTACTCGAGTCGGCGACCGAGAGGGAGACGATCGACGGTGATTCGGTTCGCGCCGGCGGTGACGTGATCGTCGCGATCGACGGACACGATATTCCCAACGAGGAGATCCTGTCGTCGACGCTTGCGCTCGAGACCTCACCGGGCGAGACGATCGAAATCGACGTCGTCCGCGACGGCGAACGAGGAACGCTCGAGGTGACGCTTTCGTCGCGACCGGACGTCGACACGCCGTGATCGATCGGACACGAAAGACAGATAAACGACGCTGGGCTGTACACAGATAGACATGGACGTTCCGTACGACCTGACCTCATACGTTCGGGTGTTGAAAATGGCGACGACACCCACCACTGAGGAGTTCCTTCAGGTGTCGAAGATCGCCGGTGCAGGGATCTTGCTCGTCGGCTTCATCGGATTTATCATCGGCGGAATCATGCTGCTCGTGACCGGTGGTTTCTGATGGGAATCTACGCTGTCAAGACGACGGCGAGCCAGGAACAGACCGTCGCGGACATGATTATCAACCGCGAAGAGTCGGAGGTACACGCCGCGCTCGCGCCCGACTCGCTCACGTCGTACGTGATGGTCGAGTCCGATGGACACGCCGTTCTGGAACGCGTCCTCGAGGAGATTCCCCACGCTCGGAGCATCGTTCCCGGCGAGTCAGACATCTCGGAAGTCGAGCACTTCCTCTCACCGAAGCCGGACGTCGAAGGGATCGCGGAAGGCGACATCGTCGAACTCATCGCCGGACCGTTCAAAGGCGAGAAAGCTCAGGTTCAGCGCATCGACGAAGGCAAAGATCAGGTGACGGTCGAACTGTACGAAGCGACGGTTCCGATTCCGGTCACGGTGCGTGGAGACCAGATTCGCGTCCTCGATTCCGACGAACGATAGCGAGCCGATCGGTTCGAGGAGAAGCACCGCGATCGTTTTGTTCGGTATTTTGCGAGAGAGAATTTCCTATCGCTTCGAGCGGGGGCCACACCAGTATCGAGAAAAGCAAAGTACAGACCCACGAGATGTGGGATTTCCGGCGACGTTGGGGACGACGTCCTCGAGAACGATGGCCGGGCACTCGAGACGGCGCTACCGGGTCAGTTGATTCGCGATCAGTTCCATGTCAGCGACCGACTCGATCTCCTCGAGCAGTTCCTCGCGCTCGCGAACCTCCTCGGAGCTCGCACCGTAGGCGCGGACGTACTCCGCGCGACTGTGTTCGTTGAACGCGTGGCGAATCGCGAGATAGCCGTCGGGAACGATCGTCCCACAGACTTTGCATTCGGGGCGTTCGTGTTCGGTCGCCTGATGGATAATAGCCGCCTCGACGTCGTCGAACACGGAACCGCAGCCGTCGATCTCGCATTCCCAGGCCATGTCGTCGTGATTTCGACGGCCTGTCCTCTTGATCTTTTCGCAGCACCGCAGGTGGCGAACGAATCAGAATTCATAACTCGACCGTCTCGAAATGGGGTGTCGTGAGCGCTGGAGGAGTCTCCCGGGTCGACTGTCACGTGAAGGTACTCGACGATACCGTCGTCGCTCGAGCCCGGCGAGCCGGATTCGACGCCATCGTGTACGCACCTCACTTCACCCGTCTCCCGGAAATCCGACGGCGTGCGGCGGTTTACTCGAGCGACGATCTCCTCGTCGTCCCGGCGAGAGAGGTCTTTACCGGGAGCTGGCACGACCGGAAACACGTCCTCGCGATCGGGTTGGACGAGCCGGTCCCGGATTTCATTTCACTCGACGCCGCGTTGACGGAGTTCGAGCGTCAGAACGCGGCTGTCCTCGCTCCGCACCCGGAGTTCGCCACGGTAAGCCTGACCGCGGCGGACCTAAAGCGGTATGCAGAGACGATCGACGCGGTGGACATTTTCAATCCGAAGCACCTGCGGTCACACAACCGCCGGGCGCGCAATCTCGCTTCGGAACTCGGGCTTGCGCCGTTTACGTCGTCGTACGCACACCTCCCGCGATCCGTCGGAATCGCCCACACCGAGTTCGACGCCGAAATCGAGACCGAGGCCGATCTCGTCGCGACCCTCACGGACGGCGTTTCGAGGCGAGTCGTCCATCGAAACGGACTCGAGCGCGTCCGAACGACGGCTCGCGAACTCGCACACCTCATCTACGAAAATACCTGGAAGAAGGCGGATCGACTCTTTCTGTCGGGGATCGAGCCGACGCACCCGCGGCACATCGCCTACGACGGCCGGTTCGACGACGTTTCGGTCTACTGATACGGTCTGCTGTAACTGTTTACCGGCGCATCCGGTACCCGGTCTCCCGATACGCCGATACTGACTTACAGCAGACCGTATGATGCCGCGGGAGTTTGCGCTCCCCAGAATCAGTTTCTGTCCCGGGTATTGATTGCGATTCCAGTGAAAACCAAGCCTGCACGGAGATGATTCTGTGTTAATGGCTTTTATATGGGTAATACAACCAAATTCGTACAAATAATATGCCAAAGATGACTATTTAGCCCGAACAGATAGGTTTATTATTGGACGGATAGACACTATTTCTGTCGGCATCGTGACCGACGTTACGGTGAACTGGCATACGAAAAACCCCTGTGAACGCCGGTGGATCACTCGTGCTCAATCAGCGTGTGTGCGGTCACTCGTGGCTGTGTGACCGTCTCCTGTGATCCGTCCGGGCCTGGCTCCAGTGGGCCCTGGTCCGGCATTTCGTGACCTGTTCGACCGGAAGTGACTTCTCGGGCGATCTACTGTCGTGTGGTCTGCTATCAGTCAACGCGGGGCAATCACAAACCGTGAGTGACTGCCCCGGTGAATCGCCTCGAGCCCCGAGGTGTCCTCCGATGCCCTTCGATAAATCGTCTCAACGATCCGCATCGGCCGACGGTGAAGACGACTACACGAACACAGCAGCGACCGTCAGGTGGCGCGGGAGCGTCGTGTCGAGGAATTCGTGTCCTCTGCGAGCATCCGATGGGCGTAAAACGCGACCGAGAAATCCTGTGGACTCGGAAGCGAACACGCGAGCAGCCCGATCGTGACGGCCGTCTCGAGCGGTGATCCCGCAGTAAGACCACCGGTAGCTGCGACCGCGAAGACGGGTGCGGCGAGTCCGAGCGGAGCGAGTGCGGCGAGTCGGAAGACCCACGGTGGTTCTCGACCGGTTGGGTGCGGATCGACGACGGCCCAGGGACAACTCGCCAGCATCGCGAGGATACCGTCGGTTCGGTCGGGAGCGTACGAGATGGTGTACTCGATGTTTGCCAGCCGGAGAACGAGTGCGTGTAAC from Natrarchaeobius halalkaliphilus encodes the following:
- a CDS encoding glycoside hydrolase family 15 protein, translated to MDYPPLRDYGIIGNDDRCALVSRFGSVDWCCFPHLESESVFAAILDADRGGHFAIEPNTEYDSTQRYVDRTNVLETVFETGRGRATVTDFMPIYAQNEPGDDRFQQSIYRRLECGEGSVDLTVSFDPRFDYARAETILESRSTGIRARRDGDDRRQDDDPDENDPTDEQLFLTGDCEFSIDRSRSFVEGTVSLSAGDRQWVCLQYGGREPLSTVDYESVLEGTTRYWRDWLGGRDGERSSIPERWREIVVRSELLLKLLIHHDTGAIPAAATTSIPEAIGSDRTWDYRFNWIRDAKFSVQALHDTGHRREAREYFDWFVDIARRGPEEIVPLYGLHGETGSGIDEQTLDHLSGYRGTRPVRIGNAAATQKQLDVYGTIVQAIYETVQFGSETGVGESWDAVCDIVDYVCDHWDERDAGIWEFRDEHRHFLHSKLLCWVALDRGIALARDNGLEAPTDRWHENRLAVREAIEERGYSESASSFVQHFDTDQAIDATVLLIPIYEFLPPEDERVQSTIDAVIERLTTDDGLVVRFVDTDVREDEREAFLLCSFWLVDALVLSNRLERAREYFECVLEYANPLGLYSEKVDPGTGQLLGNFPQAFSHLGLINSVTYLARALEANGGVEPNDFRPSNVEALFRRESGSDAGRSN
- a CDS encoding S1C family serine protease — translated: MPSRQRPCSRRRMLALALGTSGLIGGTTVTGATRSVSSSEIGGGETNGSIQNDDVDSDGYAAVYEETIDDVVLVAIRGSNDDPGGLGSGFVLENGFVVTNHHVAGDADGVEVQFRDEQWRTGTVVGSDRHSDLAVVEIDDLPEIVSGLSLWEAEPVIGSEVLALGNPLGLDASISQGIVSGIDRSLPSPTGFSIPAAIQTDAPVNPGNSGGPLVTLEGEVLGVVFAGLGQTIGFAISALLADRVVPALIGDGAYDHPYLGVGVLPVGPQVATANDLEEPRGVLITDVEPGGPADGVLESATERETIDGDSVRAGGDVIVAIDGHDIPNEEILSSTLALETSPGETIEIDVVRDGERGTLEVTLSSRPDVDTP
- a CDS encoding protein translocase SEC61 complex subunit gamma gives rise to the protein MDVPYDLTSYVRVLKMATTPTTEEFLQVSKIAGAGILLVGFIGFIIGGIMLLVTGGF
- a CDS encoding transcription elongation factor Spt5, producing MGIYAVKTTASQEQTVADMIINREESEVHAALAPDSLTSYVMVESDGHAVLERVLEEIPHARSIVPGESDISEVEHFLSPKPDVEGIAEGDIVELIAGPFKGEKAQVQRIDEGKDQVTVELYEATVPIPVTVRGDQIRVLDSDER
- a CDS encoding DUF7565 family protein; protein product: MAWECEIDGCGSVFDDVEAAIIHQATEHERPECKVCGTIVPDGYLAIRHAFNEHSRAEYVRAYGASSEEVREREELLEEIESVADMELIANQLTR
- a CDS encoding PHP-associated domain-containing protein; its protein translation is MSAGGVSRVDCHVKVLDDTVVARARRAGFDAIVYAPHFTRLPEIRRRAAVYSSDDLLVVPAREVFTGSWHDRKHVLAIGLDEPVPDFISLDAALTEFERQNAAVLAPHPEFATVSLTAADLKRYAETIDAVDIFNPKHLRSHNRRARNLASELGLAPFTSSYAHLPRSVGIAHTEFDAEIETEADLVATLTDGVSRRVVHRNGLERVRTTARELAHLIYENTWKKADRLFLSGIEPTHPRHIAYDGRFDDVSVY